The Aliiroseovarius sp. F47248L DNA segment CTATCGCCCGACCGACAAAGTGCCTTCGTATCAATCCTTCGCAATGGATCTGCACAAAGATCACGACACGATGTTGAAGGATCTGATGGGCAAGTGGCGCACCGACCTTCGCTATGCGTGGAAATCTGATCTTTCACTGGATTCGGGTTACTCCCCTGATTTGCAAACGCGGTTTCTGCGACTGTTTGAGGACATCCAGAAAGAAAAAGGCTTTCAACCGGATATCACGCCCGAGTTTCATTTTGCCCTGTCGGGTGATGATCTGCGGTATGACATCCTGATTGCGACAAAGGATGACGAGGATCTGGCCGGGATCGTGATCGGCTCTTCCGGCAAGGTGGCGACTTATCTGTTCGGCGCAACGGCTGATGCAGGGCGTCGTTTGCGCGCCGGGTTCTTCCTGACATGGGAAGGTATCAACCTGTCACGCACACGTGGGCTGGACTGGTATGATCTGGGCGGCGTGGATTTCGACGCAAACCCTGCTGTGGCAAGGTTCAAGGATCGAATGAACGGCA contains these protein-coding regions:
- a CDS encoding GNAT family N-acetyltransferase, which encodes MVTTRYIAAEDWPDISRRFRDLSFEQSLTYGQAAANRIGGQLKFLVVEEGAQIIAATSVRLKTIPGLGRGIAWIPSGPLVLPVSGVDPDNARLQSILTVLRTQLCDAEGHVLRLRFPGIALHDKNKMDPLAATCGYRPTDKVPSYQSFAMDLHKDHDTMLKDLMGKWRTDLRYAWKSDLSLDSGYSPDLQTRFLRLFEDIQKEKGFQPDITPEFHFALSGDDLRYDILIATKDDEDLAGIVIGSSGKVATYLFGATADAGRRLRAGFFLTWEGINLSRTRGLDWYDLGGVDFDANPAVARFKDRMNGTPIDAAGPYEARPSQPWSALVLGLEAAYGRLKGRG